In a genomic window of Candidatus Neomarinimicrobiota bacterium:
- a CDS encoding MarR family transcriptional regulator — MIINHRIAENSRILARLVHDVSERDYLNHASTLPLSRSQFVTLKILLYTGPFTIGDIASTIGISRAAASKNIDKLVKMKLVQRKEVPTDRRSTRVSILAAGEIIVESYDARRNEKQQKILSSFTDREKTLFNNLLEKYIRGALQHEGNFDLMCLMCGGEYDEACVIKDTRGLCYYKDIANVDETNGKSI; from the coding sequence TTGATAATCAACCATAGGATAGCTGAAAACAGTCGTATCCTTGCCCGCCTTGTCCATGACGTTTCAGAGCGTGATTACTTGAATCACGCATCTACATTACCGCTCTCAAGATCTCAGTTTGTAACGCTAAAAATTCTTCTGTATACGGGCCCTTTCACCATCGGTGATATAGCCAGTACCATCGGCATCAGCCGTGCCGCTGCCAGTAAGAATATAGATAAGCTGGTGAAAATGAAGCTGGTGCAGCGAAAAGAGGTGCCGACCGACAGGCGTTCAACAAGGGTCTCTATCCTTGCCGCTGGGGAAATCATTGTAGAATCGTATGACGCCAGAAGAAATGAGAAACAGCAAAAAATCCTATCTTCATTTACCGATAGAGAGAAAACACTTTTCAATAATTTGCTTGAAAAATACATCCGTGGTGCGCTACAACATGAGGGTAACTTTGATCTGATGTGCCTCATGTGCGGTGGTGAATATGATGAAGCATGTGTCATCAAGGATACCAGAGGATTGTGTTACTATAAGGACATTGCGAATGTTGATGAGACCAATGGGAAATCGATATAA
- a CDS encoding hydrogenase small subunit yields MKNDDTFADIFEARGVSRRDFVKFCSLMSVYLGISPMLAPRILRAMENKPRIPVIWLHGLECTCCSESFIRSSHPIAADIILNMISLDYDDTLSAAAGHQLEEVRKQIMEEYKGQYILAVEGNAPVKDDGVYCMVNGDSFLNVLKETAEDAYAVIAWGSCASFGCVQNARPNPTGATPVSKIIKDKPVINVPGCPPIAEVMTGVITHVLTFGALPELDRLKRPKAFYGTRIHDKCYRRPFFDAGMFVESFDDEGAKKGWCLYKMGCKGPTTFNSCSTVKWNEGTSYPIQAGYPCLGCSEPGFWDNGPFYTRLADVDFLGTNANANKIGMVATGVAAAGMAAHAIGTAIKQQQKETETTETEEG; encoded by the coding sequence ATGAAAAATGATGATACCTTTGCCGATATTTTTGAAGCGAGAGGTGTAAGCCGGCGTGATTTTGTGAAATTCTGCAGTCTTATGTCTGTCTATCTCGGAATTTCGCCCATGCTCGCCCCCAGAATCTTGAGGGCTATGGAGAACAAGCCGCGGATCCCGGTCATATGGCTGCACGGCTTGGAGTGCACCTGTTGCAGCGAATCCTTTATCCGTTCATCCCATCCCATAGCAGCGGATATTATCCTCAATATGATTTCCCTCGATTATGATGATACACTCAGCGCAGCCGCTGGTCATCAGTTAGAGGAAGTGCGCAAGCAGATCATGGAAGAATATAAGGGTCAATACATCCTTGCTGTTGAGGGAAACGCACCCGTAAAGGACGATGGTGTCTATTGCATGGTTAACGGTGATTCCTTTCTCAATGTTCTGAAGGAGACGGCGGAAGATGCCTATGCTGTCATAGCGTGGGGGTCATGCGCATCGTTCGGATGTGTTCAGAATGCCCGCCCCAATCCCACGGGTGCTACACCTGTCAGCAAGATAATTAAGGATAAGCCGGTTATTAATGTACCGGGCTGTCCACCTATCGCTGAAGTGATGACCGGTGTGATCACACACGTGCTCACTTTTGGAGCACTGCCTGAGCTTGATCGCCTGAAGAGACCGAAGGCGTTCTACGGCACGCGTATCCATGACAAGTGCTACCGGCGGCCGTTTTTCGATGCCGGCATGTTCGTGGAAAGCTTCGATGACGAAGGAGCGAAGAAGGGCTGGTGTCTGTACAAGATGGGTTGTAAGGGGCCGACGACCTTCAACTCCTGTTCAACCGTTAAGTGGAACGAGGGGACCAGTTATCCCATTCAGGCCGGCTATCCTTGCCTCGGCTGTTCCGAGCCTGGTTTCTGGGACAATGGGCCGTTCTACACCCGTCTGGCAGACGTCGATTTTCTCGGCACGAATGCCAATGCCAATAAGATTGGTATGGTAGCTACGGGTGTTGCTGCTGCTGGAATGGCAGCACACGCCATTGGAACAGCAATTAAACAGCAGCAGAAAGAAACAGAAACCACCGAAACAGAGGAGGGCTAA
- a CDS encoding nickel-dependent hydrogenase large subunit — translation MARRIVVDPIPRIEGHLRIEAVLDENNTISDAYSSGTMWRGLEIILKGRDPRDAWAFTQRICGVCTTVHALASIRCVEDAIDAEIPPNARIIRNLMNATQQTQDHLIHFYHLHALDWVDVVSALSADPKATSELAQAVSPSWPKSSVGYFKDLKATLTSFVESGQLGIFSNAYWGHKGYLLPPEANLMAVAHYLEALDFQKEIVKIHAIFGGKNPHPNYLVGGMACAIDPNSDTAINIEQLNRVKKIVDDTNTFIDQVYIPDLIAIAGFYKGWLYGGGLGNYLSYGDFPESHVEDTDSLLWPRGAILNKDLSTVHEVDPRDAMQVREEVTHSWYAYAGGDDQPLHPWEGETVPKPEAVPKMPYKYLDTDEKYSWLKTPRWNDNPMEVGPLSRVLIAYAKGDDMIVDTVNHVLKTLDVPVGALFSTLGRTAARGIECKQTAGFMNHFYDQLVANVKAGDHQVFNDEKWNPDRWPADCKGFGYTEAPRGALGHWIHIKDGKIEDYQIVVPSTWNASPRDSKGRSGAYEAALKDTPMADPEQPVEILRTVHSFDPCLACAAHIVDINGNEITTVQVS, via the coding sequence ATGGCCAGACGAATCGTTGTTGATCCTATCCCGAGGATTGAAGGGCATCTGCGGATTGAAGCCGTCCTGGACGAAAATAACACCATAAGCGATGCTTACAGCAGTGGCACCATGTGGCGTGGTCTGGAGATCATTCTGAAAGGCCGTGATCCCAGAGATGCGTGGGCATTTACGCAGCGAATCTGCGGTGTCTGCACAACTGTCCATGCTCTCGCCTCAATTCGGTGTGTGGAGGATGCCATTGATGCTGAAATACCACCCAATGCGCGCATCATCCGTAACCTGATGAATGCCACACAGCAGACGCAAGACCATCTCATCCACTTTTACCATCTCCACGCTCTTGACTGGGTGGATGTTGTTTCAGCACTAAGTGCCGATCCGAAAGCGACATCCGAGCTGGCTCAAGCTGTCAGCCCATCCTGGCCGAAGTCATCTGTGGGTTACTTCAAAGATCTGAAGGCCACGCTAACATCGTTTGTCGAAAGCGGCCAGCTGGGCATCTTTTCTAATGCGTATTGGGGTCACAAGGGTTACCTCTTGCCGCCTGAGGCGAATCTGATGGCGGTGGCACACTATCTGGAAGCGCTCGATTTTCAGAAAGAGATTGTGAAGATACACGCCATCTTCGGCGGCAAAAATCCCCATCCGAACTACCTGGTGGGCGGGATGGCTTGTGCCATTGATCCTAACAGTGATACTGCGATCAATATCGAACAGCTGAACCGGGTGAAGAAAATCGTCGATGATACTAACACCTTCATTGATCAGGTCTACATTCCTGATCTGATTGCCATTGCCGGTTTTTATAAAGGGTGGCTGTACGGCGGCGGTTTGGGAAACTACCTGTCTTATGGTGATTTTCCAGAGTCTCACGTAGAAGATACAGATTCTTTGCTCTGGCCGAGAGGCGCCATACTCAACAAGGATCTGAGCACGGTGCATGAGGTAGACCCCAGGGATGCTATGCAGGTTAGAGAGGAAGTGACACATTCCTGGTATGCCTATGCTGGAGGTGACGATCAGCCACTCCATCCGTGGGAGGGTGAAACCGTACCGAAGCCTGAGGCTGTGCCCAAGATGCCGTATAAATATCTGGACACAGATGAAAAATACAGTTGGCTAAAGACACCCCGATGGAATGATAATCCGATGGAGGTAGGCCCGCTGTCGCGAGTTCTCATTGCCTACGCTAAGGGCGATGACATGATCGTGGACACTGTGAACCACGTCCTGAAAACGCTTGACGTTCCAGTAGGAGCACTTTTTTCCACTCTCGGACGTACAGCCGCCCGCGGTATTGAGTGCAAACAGACAGCCGGGTTCATGAATCACTTCTACGATCAGCTGGTGGCGAATGTCAAAGCGGGTGATCATCAGGTGTTCAACGATGAGAAGTGGAACCCGGATAGGTGGCCTGCAGACTGTAAGGGGTTCGGATACACGGAGGCTCCCCGGGGAGCGCTAGGTCATTGGATTCATATCAAAGATGGGAAAATCGAGGATTACCAGATTGTAGTGCCATCTACCTGGAACGCCTCGCCGCGGGACAGTAAGGGCCGTTCTGGTGCTTATGAAGCTGCTCTGAAAGATACGCCAATGGCCGATCCGGAACAGCCGGTGGAAATTCTGAGGACGGTGCATTCCTTTGATCCTTGCCTGGCGTGCGCCGCTCACATTG